One genomic window of Pseudomonas chlororaphis subsp. piscium includes the following:
- a CDS encoding response regulator, with protein MRVLLVEDHLQLAESVAQALKSTGLTVDVLHDGVAADLALGSEDYAMAILDVGLPRLDGFEVLARLRARGKNLPVLMLTARSDVKDRVHGLNLGADDYLAKPFELTELEARVKALLRRSVLGGERVQRCGVLAYDLDTRRFTLGEELLTLTSREQAVLEALIARPGRVMSKEQLASQVFGLDEEASPDAIEIYVHRLRKKLDGQPVAIVTFRGLGYLLESRDA; from the coding sequence ATGCGCGTGCTTCTCGTCGAAGACCACCTGCAGCTGGCTGAAAGTGTCGCCCAGGCGCTCAAGAGCACGGGTTTGACCGTGGATGTGCTGCACGATGGGGTCGCCGCGGACCTGGCCCTGGGCAGCGAGGATTACGCCATGGCGATCCTCGATGTGGGCCTGCCGCGCCTGGATGGTTTCGAAGTGCTGGCGCGCCTGCGAGCGCGGGGCAAGAACCTGCCGGTGTTGATGCTGACCGCGCGCAGCGATGTGAAGGACCGGGTCCACGGCCTCAACCTGGGGGCGGACGACTACCTGGCCAAGCCCTTCGAACTGACCGAGCTGGAAGCGCGGGTCAAGGCCCTGCTGCGGCGCAGCGTGCTCGGCGGCGAGCGGGTGCAGCGCTGCGGAGTGCTGGCCTACGACCTCGATACCCGGCGCTTTACTCTCGGTGAGGAGCTACTGACGTTGACCTCCCGCGAGCAGGCGGTGCTCGAGGCGCTGATCGCCCGGCCGGGGCGGGTCATGAGCAAGGAGCAACTGGCTTCCCAGGTGTTCGGCCTGGATGAAGAGGCCAGCCCGGATGCCATCGAGATCTATGTCCATCGCTTGCGCAAGAAACTCGATGGCCAGCCTGTGGCCATCGTCACCTTCCGCGGTCTCGGTTACCTGCTGGAAAGTCGCGATGCATAG